From a single Methanomassiliicoccales archaeon genomic region:
- a CDS encoding cell division control protein Cdc6: LNQRALLSFDDAVLESAVIPLCAALAAQEHGDARRALDLLRIAAEIAERENSEKVTELHVYKAKNKMELDCVSEAIRTLPSQSKLVLMCVVILNECGMERLTTGDVYEKYKDLSRIVGLSVLTQRRITDLLSELDMMGIIHAKVRSFGRGGRTKEIDLSVPTTEIKKVLEEDDTFQALKNYKPKGQTTLI; the protein is encoded by the coding sequence TCTCAATCAGAGGGCTCTGCTATCCTTCGACGATGCGGTGCTCGAATCCGCGGTGATCCCTCTGTGTGCCGCCCTGGCAGCCCAGGAGCACGGTGACGCGCGTCGTGCCCTGGACCTGTTGCGGATAGCGGCAGAGATAGCCGAACGGGAAAACTCAGAAAAGGTCACCGAACTGCACGTCTACAAGGCCAAGAACAAGATGGAGCTAGACTGTGTCAGTGAGGCAATACGGACACTGCCATCCCAATCGAAACTAGTGCTGATGTGCGTGGTCATCCTGAACGAGTGCGGAATGGAGAGGCTGACCACCGGGGACGTCTACGAGAAGTATAAGGACCTGAGCCGGATCGTCGGCCTGAGCGTTCTGACGCAACGCCGCATAACCGACCTGCTGTCTGAACTGGACATGATGGGCATCATCCATGCCAAGGTCCGTTCGTTCGGCCGGGGAGGGAGGACCAAGGAGATCGACCTTAGCGTCCCCACCACCGAGATAAAGAAGGTCCTGGAGGAGGACGATACTTTCCAGGCGCTCAAGAACTACAAGCCCAAGGGGCAGACCACGCTGATCTGA